The Humulus lupulus chromosome 3, drHumLupu1.1, whole genome shotgun sequence genome window below encodes:
- the LOC133824345 gene encoding uncharacterized protein LOC133824345 — translation MVRTRGASSKKTPVSQSRKIPSPSPPPSVSTTPLSVPAAPTSVGKSCKSKARKKVFSLSHEHPMVFPDISADIDAPPSEVVVPSRAKDHSPLPFDSSLEARAKSKSVSSSSKAAAARLLKFPLKPSQSKKNSVTPKRKLGLNASLSPLSAAKKKLKAHPPSLSSSESDPEEEKSESEATHDTTLSDETVPDNAESEAESDEPEKEDIVPSEQEVESDSDHIASPLTSKAKGKKPISGSTPSPKHSGVNFKPYSSIFCYNDNARDMVLYAQRKFIIERNYVLSDHRPFGVLTMLQDRQWTGSLVKFSGFVDRIVKEFYANLTNEIIEPSSPLYNKVFVRSHWFSFSPQDIALALHLPLAVEDDVDGASLDKDMVITELVGQKMVWPSNTVISVSNLTYTYAVLLKFATTNWKPTSHTATISFDMASFLYKVGTGLSINLASVIHDQIIGFRKGNRKNLNLPFPQVIYKVLSMQKKDLQRDQEDLVAPTTAASYKASAAPTKATAAPSSKKVKPQSLKIASDDIPHASSFVATDSRLVATEIATVRASVDSLTAQVMSLEGLQRSVLEAVQSLSKDPVV, via the coding sequence ATGGTAAGAACTCGTGGTGCTTCCTCCAAGAAGACTCCTGTTTCTCAATCCCGAAAGATACCATCTCCTTCGCCTCCTCCGTCTGTGTCAACAACGCCTCTTTCTGTTCCAGCAGCTCCCACATCTGTTGGAAAGTCCTGCAAATCCAAGGCACGCAAGAAGGTGTTTTCGCTCTCTCATGAACACCCTATGGTGTTTCCAGATATCTCTGCTGACATTGATGCACCACCATCTGAAGTGGTGGTGCCCTCTCGAGCCAAGGACCATTCTCCTCTTCCTTTTGATTCGTCTTTGGAGGCTAGGGCAAAATCGAAATCTGTTTCATCCTCTTCCAAAGCTGCTGCTGCTAGGTTGCTCAAATTTCCCTTGAAGCCGAGTCAGTCCAAGAAAAATTCTGTGACCCCCAAAAGGAAATTGGGGTTGAACGCGTCTCTTTCTCCCTTGTCTGCTGCCAAGAAAAAATTGAAGGCTCATCCCCCTTCACTGTCTTCCTCCGAATCTGATCCTGAGGAAGAAAAATCAGAATCTGAAGCAACCCATGATACCACATTGTCTGATGAAACGGTTCCTGACAATGCAGaatcagaggctgagtctgatgAGCCAGAAAAAGAAGACATTGTCCCCTCTGAACAAGAAGTCGAATCTGACTCAGACCACATTGCATCTCCTTTGACATCCAAAGCTAAAGGGAAGAAACCTATTTCTGGTTCTACACCTTCTCCAAAACATTCAGGTGtaaatttcaaaccttattctTCCATTTTTTGCTATAATGATAATGCACGTGATATGGTTCTATATGCTCAAAGGAAATTTATCATTGAAAGAAATTATGTCTTGAGTGATCATCGTCCTTTTGGTGTGCTAACAATGCTTCAAGATCGACAATGGACAGGTTCTTTGGTTAAATTTTCtggttttgtggatagaatagtcaaggaattctatgccaatcttACTAATGAAATTATTGAACCTTCATCTCCTCTGTATAATAAAGTGTTTGTTAGGAGCCAttggttctctttttctcctcaaGACATTGCTCTTGCTTTGCATCTTCCCCTTGCTGTTGAGGATGATGTTGATGGTGCCTCTCTTGACAAGGACATGGTTATCACTGAGTTGGTAGGTCAAAAAATGGTATGGCCATCTAATACAGTCATCTCGGTCTCCAATCTCACCTACACTTATGCTGTTCTCCTTAAGTTTGCCACAACAAATTGGAAGCCCACTTCTCACACCGCCACTATCTCTTTTGATATGGCCTCTTTTTTGTACAAGGTGGGGACCGGTCTTAGTATAAATTTGGCTTCGGTTATTCATGATCAAATCATTGGGTTTCGCAAAGGTAACAGGAAAAACTTGAATCTTCCTTTTCCTCaagttatttataaagtgttgagtaTGCAGAAAAAAGATCTCCAACGTGATCAAGAAGACTTGGTGGCACCCACTACTGCTGCTTCCTACAAGGCCTCTGCCGCTCCTACTAAAGCCACTGCTGCTCCGTCCTCCAAGAAAGTCAAGCCCCAATCCCTGAAGATTGCCTCGGATGACATTCCTCATGCCTCCTCCTTTGTTGCCACAGATTCAAGACTTGTTGCAACCGAAATAGCTACTGTTCGAGCCTCTGTTGATTCTTTGACTGCTCAAGTGATGTCACTTGAAGGATTGCAACGTTCTGTGTTGGAAGCTGTTCAATCTCTGTCCAAAGATCCAgttgtttag